The proteins below come from a single uncultured Campylobacter sp. genomic window:
- a CDS encoding type II toxin-antitoxin system HicA family toxin produces MLDSGFELKSIKGSHHSFSNDKLLITLPYHKPMKIFYVKAVLKATKGE; encoded by the coding sequence TTGCTGGATAGCGGATTTGAGTTAAAAAGCATCAAAGGATCTCATCATAGTTTTTCAAACGATAAGTTGCTAATCACTCTACCGTATCATAAACCTATGAAAATTTTTTACGTAAAAGCGGTTTTAAAAGCTACCAAAGGAGAGTAA